From Leopardus geoffroyi isolate Oge1 chromosome B4, O.geoffroyi_Oge1_pat1.0, whole genome shotgun sequence, a single genomic window includes:
- the ATP5F1C gene encoding ATP synthase subunit gamma, mitochondrial isoform X3 has protein sequence MFSRAGVAGLSAWAVQPQWIQVRNMATLKDITRRLKSIKNIQKITKSMKMVAAAKYARAERELKPARVYGVGSLALYEKADIKAPEDKKKHLLIGVSSDRGLCGAIHSSVAKQMKNEVATLTAAGKEVMLVGIGDKIRGILHRTHSDQFLVSFKEVGRKPPTFGDASVIALELLNSGYEFDEGSIIFNRFRSVISYKTEEKPIFSLDTVASAESMSVYDDIDADVLRNYQEYALANIIYYSLKESTTSEQSARMTAMDNASKNASEMIDKLTLTFNRTRQAVITKELIEIISGAAAL, from the exons GATCCAAGTTCGAAATATGGCAACATTAAAAGATA TTACCAGACGGCTAAAGTCGATCAAAAACATCCAGAAAATTACCAAGTCTATGAAAATGGTGGCAGCAGCAAAATACGCCCGAGCCGAGAGAGAGCTGAAGCCAGCACGAGTGTATGGAGTAGGATCTTTGG CTTTGTACGAGAAAGCTGATATTAAGGCGCCTGAAGACAAGAAGAAACACCTCCTAATTGGCGTGTCCTCTGATCGAGGGCTCTGTGGTGCTATTCATTCCTCGGTTGCCAAACAGATGAAAAATGAGGTGGCCACACTCACGGCAGCCGGGAAAGAAGTTATGCTTGTTGGAATTGGTGATAAAATCAGGGGTATACTTCATAG GACTCACTCTGACCAGTTTCTGGTGTCCTTCAAAGAAGTGGGAAGAAAACCTCCTACTTTTGGAGATGCGTCTGTCATTGCCCTTGAACTACTAAATTCCGGATATGAATTTGATGAAGGGTCCATCATCTTTAATCGGTTCAG GTCTGTCATCTCCTACAAGACAGAAGAAAAGCCCATCTTTTCCCTGGATACCGTTGCAAGTGCCG agagcatgagtgtctATGATGATATCGATGCTGACGTGCTGCGCAATTACCAAGAATACGCCTTGGCCAACATCATCTACTATTCTCTAAAGGAGTCCACCACGAGTGAGCAGAGTGCGAGGATGACAGCCATGGACAACGCCAGCAAGAATGCCT CGGAGATGATTGACAAACTGACTTTGACATTCAACCGCACCCGCCAGGCCGTCATCACGAAGGAGCTGATCGAAATCATCTCCGGCGCCGCGGCTCTGTAA
- the ATP5F1C gene encoding ATP synthase subunit gamma, mitochondrial isoform X2, with the protein MFSRAGVAGLSAWAVQPQWIQVRNMATLKDITRRLKSIKNIQKITKSMKMVAAAKYARAERELKPARVYGVGSLALYEKADIKAPEDKKKHLLIGVSSDRGLCGAIHSSVAKQMKNEVATLTAAGKEVMLVGIGDKIRGILHRTHSDQFLVSFKEVGRKPPTFGDASVIALELLNSGYEFDEGSIIFNRFRSVISYKTEEKPIFSLDTVASAESMSVYDDIDADVLRNYQEYALANIIYYSLKESTTSEQSARMTAMDNASKNASEMIDKLTLTFNRTRQAVITKELIEIISGAAAL; encoded by the exons GATCCAAGTTCGAAATATGGCAACATTAAAAGATA TTACCAGACGGCTAAAGTCGATCAAAAACATCCAGAAAATTACCAAGTCTATGAAAATGGTGGCAGCAGCAAAATACGCCCGAGCCGAGAGAGAGCTGAAGCCAGCACGAGTGTATGGAGTAGGATCTTTGG CTTTGTACGAGAAAGCTGATATTAAGGCGCCTGAAGACAAGAAGAAACACCTCCTAATTGGCGTGTCCTCTGATCGAGGGCTCTGTGGTGCTATTCATTCCTCGGTTGCCAAACAGATGAAAAATGAGGTGGCCACACTCACGGCAGCCGGGAAAGAAGTTATGCTTGTTGGAATTGGTGATAAAATCAGGGGTATACTTCATAG GACTCACTCTGACCAGTTTCTGGTGTCCTTCAAAGAAGTGGGAAGAAAACCTCCTACTTTTGGAGATGCGTCTGTCATTGCCCTTGAACTACTAAATTCCGGATATGAATTTGATGAAGGGTCCATCATCTTTAATCGGTTCAG GTCTGTCATCTCCTACAAGACAGAAGAAAAGCCCATCTTTTCCCTGGATACCGTTGCAAGTGCCG agagcatgagtgtctATGATGATATCGATGCTGACGTGCTGCGCAATTACCAAGAATACGCCTTGGCCAACATCATCTACTATTCTCTAAAGGAGTCCACCACGAGTGAGCAGAGTGCGAGGATGACAGCCATGGACAACGCCAGCAAGAATGCCT CGGAGATGATTGACAAACTGACTTTGACATTCAACCGCACCCGCCAGGCCGTCATCACGAAGGAGCTGATCGAAATCATCTCCGGCGCCGCGGCTCT GTAA
- the ATP5F1C gene encoding ATP synthase subunit gamma, mitochondrial isoform X1 has translation MFSRAGVAGLSAWAVQPQWIQVRNMATLKDITRRLKSIKNIQKITKSMKMVAAAKYARAERELKPARVYGVGSLALYEKADIKAPEDKKKHLLIGVSSDRGLCGAIHSSVAKQMKNEVATLTAAGKEVMLVGIGDKIRGILHRTHSDQFLVSFKEVGRKPPTFGDASVIALELLNSGYEFDEGSIIFNRFRSVISYKTEEKPIFSLDTVASAESMSVYDDIDADVLRNYQEYALANIIYYSLKESTTSEQSARMTAMDNASKNASEMIDKLTLTFNRTRQAVITKELIEIISGAAALD, from the exons GATCCAAGTTCGAAATATGGCAACATTAAAAGATA TTACCAGACGGCTAAAGTCGATCAAAAACATCCAGAAAATTACCAAGTCTATGAAAATGGTGGCAGCAGCAAAATACGCCCGAGCCGAGAGAGAGCTGAAGCCAGCACGAGTGTATGGAGTAGGATCTTTGG CTTTGTACGAGAAAGCTGATATTAAGGCGCCTGAAGACAAGAAGAAACACCTCCTAATTGGCGTGTCCTCTGATCGAGGGCTCTGTGGTGCTATTCATTCCTCGGTTGCCAAACAGATGAAAAATGAGGTGGCCACACTCACGGCAGCCGGGAAAGAAGTTATGCTTGTTGGAATTGGTGATAAAATCAGGGGTATACTTCATAG GACTCACTCTGACCAGTTTCTGGTGTCCTTCAAAGAAGTGGGAAGAAAACCTCCTACTTTTGGAGATGCGTCTGTCATTGCCCTTGAACTACTAAATTCCGGATATGAATTTGATGAAGGGTCCATCATCTTTAATCGGTTCAG GTCTGTCATCTCCTACAAGACAGAAGAAAAGCCCATCTTTTCCCTGGATACCGTTGCAAGTGCCG agagcatgagtgtctATGATGATATCGATGCTGACGTGCTGCGCAATTACCAAGAATACGCCTTGGCCAACATCATCTACTATTCTCTAAAGGAGTCCACCACGAGTGAGCAGAGTGCGAGGATGACAGCCATGGACAACGCCAGCAAGAATGCCT CGGAGATGATTGACAAACTGACTTTGACATTCAACCGCACCCGCCAGGCCGTCATCACGAAGGAGCTGATCGAAATCATCTCCGGCGCCGCGGCTCT GGATTAA